In Candidatus Methylomirabilota bacterium, the following proteins share a genomic window:
- a CDS encoding glucoamylase family protein — MPSAHPAAEFAPQPFEEPIRAELFGVERLEQHAESLAAAQHVMSESEKGRRLLPRVEDNGRVLREAYRAIARAIREDRAITPAAEWLVDNFHIVDEQLREIRDDLPAGFYRQLSKLAEGPLAGYPRVYGIAWAFVAHTDSRFDPETLRRFVHAYQRVQPLTIGELWAVAITLRVVLVENLRRLAEAIVRGRAACQQADALADDLLGLGGQPVKPMAMALHAFEHAPLVTAFAVQLIQRLRDQDPTVTPALLWLDGRLAAQGTTSDDIVRVEHQRQAAMNVTVRNIITSMRLMSALDWTEFFESVSLVDEVLRVGTTYAAMDFSTRDRYRHAIEELARGSGRSELDVAREAVLLATRTGLGAGRADDHHDARRDDPGYYLIAAGRTALELAIGFRPPATRRVFRAYVASATPGYLGTIVVLTGLTLALPLLTVGASGTIPASLILLGLLAAVPASDLVIALLNRWVPVLLPPRVLPRLELRDGVPASLRTLVVVPALLTDRTEVAELLERLEVHYLANSDGDVRFALLSDWTDAPTESVPGDEETLAAAREGIGRLNTRYGDALDGGQRFLLFHRRRLWNESEQTWMGWERKRGKLHELNRLLRGATDTSFLSGAGAAPVAPPDVRYVITLDADTRLPRGAVNRLVGTMAHPLNRPRFDPGTGRVVEGYAVLQPRVTPPLPAGESSFFQRLSSGPSGIDPYAAAVSDVYQDLFGEGSYTGKGIYDVDAFEAALAGRVPENALLSHDLFEGLFARAGLVTDIELFERAPSHYGVAAARQHRWARGDWQLLPWIVGYGSHLPIPLIGRWKMVDNLRRTLSAPATFLTLVVGWTLPAASPVVWTAFVLATIALPTLVPILTAVIPRRRGISKRSYTRAIGRDLELAASQTAFVITMLAHQAWLMSDAIVRTLVRVYVTHCKLLEWVTAAQAKAGLRLDLPGFYRRMGGGVTLAVAAAAVVAWGRAEAWSVALPFLLLWAASPAVARWISLPRLTARTTPLSSGDARALRLIARRTWRFFTTFVGPEAHALPPDNFQEEPNPVVAHRTSPTNIGLYLLSTVAARDFGWLGTLDVVERLEATLAAMTGLERFRGHIYNWYDTKDGRALDPKYVSSVDSGNLAGHLIALAHGCREMIDRPVLGPAALAGIEDAALLVRESARALAGAGRTQAATRRRLDEALDAVTAAVPALPRTPAQWAGRLAELEARAQTVTAIARALVEEDPGAQTVLVWADALRTTIESHTRDLDIMMPLDGHVAALPTLADTPDLIQGLGRSATASGALIRRLTILARDAETMVGAMDFGFLFDPMRKLFSLGYRVTDGSLDPERYDLLASEARLTSFVAIANGDVPVSHWFRLGRALTPVGPDSVLVSWSGSMFEYLMPALVMRAPAGSLLDQTCRLVVRRQIAYGAERGVPWGVSESGYNARDLEMTYQYSNFGVPGLGLQRGLSDDVVIAPYATALAAMIDPAAAVRNFQRLAEAGACGAYGFYEALDYTASRLPEGTGVAIVRSYMAHHQGMLLVALANTLHEGVMRARFHAEPSVQATELLLQERTPRDVAVARPRAEEVQAAADVREFVPPVVRRFSSPHSGTPRTHLLSNGRYVVMVTAAGSGYSRWRGLAITRWREDVTRDVGGTYVFLRDVGTGESWSAGYQPSGAEPDSYHVTFSEDRAEITRRDRAITATLQVIVSPEDDAEVRRVSLTNLGTRTREIELTSYAEVVLASASADAAHPAFSNLFVHTEYAPELDALLATRRPRARSEPTIWLAHVVVVEGETVGGLEWETDRARFLGRGRGIRTPASVIDGRPLSNTVGAVLDPIVSLRRRVRLPPGTSVHVTFSTLVAPSREEVVDLADKYRDPATFERVATLAWTQAQVQLRHLGVGPDEAHLFQSLAGRILHSDRTLRPSTGVLTRHAGGPAALWAHGISGDIPIVLVRIDEPDDVGIVRQLLRAHEYWRLKRLAVDLVILNERAPSYVQDLQALLEALVRTSQSAEHHEGHAPHGSVFILRGDRVTASQRDVLQAAARAVLWSRRGTLAEQVMRAERPETAAVAHPPRHAATKPPADVAPPRPALESFNGLGGFAAEGREYVTILGEGEWTPAPWINVIANPAFGFQVSESGSGYTWSLNSHERQLTAWSNDPVSDPPGETIYIRDEESGELWGPTALPIREETGAYVARHGQGYSRFERVSHGVSLELLQFVPLDDPIKVSRLTLKNQSGRSRRLSVTAYVEWVLGASRSAAAPFTVTEIDPDTGAMLARNGWSSDFGTRVAFADLRGAQTAWTGDRTEFLGRHGTPERPAALERGARLSGRVGAGLDPCGALQASVELPAGGLAEVVFLLGETATREEARGLIARYRTADLDGALRAVAERWDDVLGTVQVTTPDRSMDMLLNRWLLYQTLACRVWARSAFYQASGAYGFRDQLQDVMALTVSRRDLARQHVLRAAARQFVEGDVQHWWHPLTGRGVRTRISDDLLWLPYVVLRYLEVTEDAGLLDEIVPFLAGPLLAAGQSESYFEPRVSGERGTLFEHCARALDRSLSVGSHGLPLMGTGDWNDGMNLVGAEGKGESVWLGWFLQTILREWAELADARGEGKRATTWRWHAGALKESLEREAWDGEWYRRAYFDDGTPLGSAANDACRIDSIAQSWGVISGAAEAARGRRAMAAVEEYLVRRDAGLVLLLAPPFDRTLLEPGYIRGYLPGVRENGGQYTHAALWSVIAFATLGDGDRAAELFAILNPINHTSTPAGIHRYKVEPYVLAGDVYAEPPHVGRGGWTWYTGSAGWMYRAGLEWILGFRLRGKRLVVDPCIPRAWQGFTIAFRYDSTRYDIVVENPQGVTRGVSSVEVDGVPYDGQASIPLADDQKRHRIRIVLG; from the coding sequence GCGTCCAGCCCCTGACCATCGGTGAGCTCTGGGCGGTCGCGATCACCCTGCGGGTCGTGCTCGTCGAGAATCTTCGACGCCTGGCGGAGGCGATCGTCCGCGGGCGAGCGGCGTGCCAGCAAGCCGACGCGCTGGCGGACGACCTCCTCGGACTCGGCGGCCAACCCGTGAAGCCGATGGCGATGGCCCTCCACGCGTTCGAGCATGCCCCGTTGGTGACGGCGTTTGCGGTCCAGCTCATCCAGCGGCTGCGCGATCAGGACCCGACGGTCACCCCGGCGCTGCTCTGGCTGGACGGACGCTTGGCGGCCCAGGGAACGACATCCGACGACATCGTCCGGGTCGAGCATCAGCGGCAGGCCGCGATGAACGTCACCGTCCGGAACATCATCACGAGCATGCGTCTGATGTCCGCGCTCGACTGGACCGAATTCTTCGAGAGTGTCAGCCTGGTCGACGAGGTGCTTCGCGTGGGCACCACCTATGCGGCGATGGACTTCTCGACCCGCGACCGCTACCGGCACGCGATCGAAGAGCTCGCCCGGGGCTCGGGCCGGTCCGAACTCGACGTCGCCCGGGAAGCCGTGCTCCTCGCGACGCGCACCGGACTCGGGGCCGGGAGGGCCGACGACCACCACGACGCCCGTCGAGATGACCCCGGCTACTATCTCATCGCGGCCGGGCGCACGGCCCTCGAGCTGGCGATCGGCTTCCGGCCTCCCGCGACGCGCCGGGTGTTTCGCGCGTACGTCGCGTCGGCGACGCCCGGGTACCTCGGAACCATCGTCGTTCTCACTGGGCTCACGCTCGCGCTGCCTCTCCTCACGGTCGGTGCCTCGGGGACGATACCGGCGAGCCTGATCCTGCTCGGGCTTCTGGCCGCGGTTCCCGCCTCGGACCTCGTGATCGCGCTCCTGAATCGGTGGGTCCCGGTGCTGCTCCCGCCGAGGGTGTTGCCTCGGCTCGAGCTGCGCGACGGCGTGCCCGCGAGTCTGCGGACGCTGGTCGTCGTGCCCGCCCTCTTGACCGATCGCACCGAGGTCGCCGAGCTGCTCGAGCGGCTGGAAGTGCATTACCTGGCGAATTCGGACGGCGACGTTCGTTTCGCGCTTCTGTCCGACTGGACGGATGCGCCCACGGAGAGCGTGCCCGGTGACGAGGAGACTCTGGCAGCGGCGCGCGAGGGGATCGGGCGTCTGAACACGCGCTATGGCGATGCCCTGGATGGCGGCCAGCGATTCCTCCTCTTCCACCGCCGGCGGCTCTGGAATGAGAGCGAGCAGACGTGGATGGGATGGGAACGAAAGCGCGGGAAGCTCCATGAGCTGAATCGTCTCCTTCGAGGCGCCACGGACACCAGCTTTCTGTCGGGGGCCGGCGCAGCGCCCGTCGCGCCCCCCGACGTCCGGTACGTCATCACGCTCGACGCCGATACGCGGCTGCCCAGAGGAGCCGTCAATCGTCTGGTCGGGACGATGGCGCATCCCCTCAATCGGCCGCGATTCGATCCCGGCACCGGGCGCGTCGTCGAAGGGTACGCCGTCCTTCAACCGCGGGTGACGCCGCCCCTGCCCGCCGGCGAGAGCTCCTTCTTCCAGCGCCTCTCGTCGGGTCCGTCCGGTATCGACCCGTATGCGGCGGCGGTGTCCGACGTCTATCAGGACCTCTTCGGGGAGGGCTCATACACCGGCAAGGGGATCTACGACGTGGACGCGTTCGAGGCGGCCCTGGCGGGACGGGTGCCGGAGAACGCGCTGTTGAGCCACGATCTCTTCGAGGGGCTCTTCGCGCGTGCCGGCCTGGTCACCGATATCGAACTGTTCGAGCGTGCGCCATCACATTACGGGGTCGCCGCCGCCCGCCAGCACCGATGGGCGCGCGGCGACTGGCAACTGCTCCCGTGGATCGTCGGGTACGGATCCCACCTTCCGATTCCGTTGATCGGGCGCTGGAAGATGGTGGATAACCTGCGCCGCACGCTGTCCGCGCCGGCCACCTTTCTGACACTGGTGGTCGGGTGGACGCTGCCGGCCGCGTCGCCCGTGGTGTGGACCGCGTTCGTCCTCGCGACGATCGCGCTTCCCACGCTCGTGCCGATCCTCACCGCGGTCATTCCTCGACGGCGTGGCATCTCGAAGCGGAGCTACACTCGCGCGATCGGCCGGGACCTCGAGTTGGCCGCGTCACAGACGGCGTTCGTGATCACGATGCTCGCGCACCAGGCCTGGCTGATGAGCGATGCGATCGTGCGGACGCTCGTCCGCGTGTACGTGACGCATTGCAAGCTGCTGGAGTGGGTGACCGCGGCACAGGCGAAGGCCGGTCTCCGGCTGGATCTCCCTGGCTTCTACCGGCGCATGGGTGGTGGCGTCACGCTCGCCGTGGCTGCGGCGGCCGTCGTCGCGTGGGGGCGAGCGGAGGCCTGGTCCGTCGCGCTGCCCTTTCTGCTGCTGTGGGCGGCGTCGCCCGCGGTGGCTCGGTGGATCAGCCTCCCCCGGCTCACCGCGAGGACCACACCGCTGTCGTCCGGGGATGCGCGAGCCCTGCGATTGATCGCGCGACGCACGTGGCGGTTCTTCACGACGTTCGTCGGCCCCGAAGCGCACGCCCTGCCTCCCGATAATTTCCAGGAAGAGCCGAACCCGGTCGTGGCGCACCGGACCTCGCCCACGAACATCGGGCTGTATCTGCTGTCGACCGTCGCCGCTCGCGATTTCGGCTGGCTCGGGACGCTCGACGTCGTCGAGCGACTCGAGGCGACGCTCGCGGCGATGACCGGCCTCGAGCGCTTCCGCGGCCACATCTACAACTGGTACGACACAAAAGACGGCCGTGCGCTCGACCCAAAGTACGTGTCGTCGGTGGACAGCGGGAATCTCGCGGGTCATCTGATCGCGCTCGCGCACGGCTGTCGGGAGATGATCGACCGCCCGGTGCTGGGTCCGGCGGCGCTCGCCGGGATCGAGGACGCGGCGCTCCTCGTGCGGGAATCGGCGCGCGCCCTGGCGGGCGCCGGGCGTACGCAGGCGGCGACGCGACGACGCCTCGACGAGGCGCTCGACGCCGTCACAGCGGCGGTCCCGGCGCTTCCCCGCACGCCGGCCCAGTGGGCCGGGCGGCTCGCGGAGCTCGAAGCCCGTGCTCAGACGGTGACGGCGATCGCGCGAGCTCTGGTCGAGGAAGATCCGGGCGCGCAGACCGTCCTTGTCTGGGCGGACGCCCTGCGCACGACCATCGAGAGTCACACGCGCGACCTCGACATCATGATGCCCCTGGACGGCCATGTCGCCGCCCTTCCGACGCTGGCCGACACGCCCGACCTCATCCAGGGCCTGGGGCGTTCCGCGACGGCCTCCGGGGCCCTGATCCGTCGTCTCACGATCCTCGCCCGGGATGCGGAGACGATGGTCGGCGCCATGGACTTTGGCTTTCTCTTCGACCCCATGCGGAAGCTGTTCTCGCTCGGCTACCGTGTCACCGACGGGAGTCTCGACCCCGAGCGTTACGACCTCCTCGCCTCCGAGGCCCGTCTCACGAGCTTTGTCGCGATCGCGAACGGTGACGTCCCCGTCTCGCACTGGTTCCGGCTGGGGCGCGCCCTGACGCCGGTGGGCCCGGACTCGGTGCTGGTGTCCTGGTCGGGGTCGATGTTCGAGTACCTGATGCCCGCGCTGGTGATGCGCGCGCCGGCGGGGAGCCTGCTGGACCAGACGTGCCGGCTCGTCGTCCGGCGTCAGATCGCGTACGGCGCCGAGCGCGGCGTGCCGTGGGGGGTGTCGGAGTCGGGCTACAACGCGCGTGACCTCGAGATGACCTACCAGTATTCGAACTTCGGTGTGCCGGGCCTCGGGCTCCAACGTGGGCTCAGCGACGACGTCGTCATCGCCCCCTATGCGACGGCGCTGGCGGCGATGATCGATCCGGCGGCCGCCGTCAGGAACTTCCAGCGCCTGGCGGAAGCCGGCGCGTGCGGTGCGTATGGGTTCTACGAGGCCCTCGACTACACGGCTTCCCGGCTCCCGGAGGGCACGGGCGTGGCGATCGTCCGTAGCTACATGGCGCACCATCAGGGAATGCTGCTGGTCGCGCTCGCGAATACCCTCCATGAGGGGGTGATGCGCGCCCGCTTTCACGCCGAGCCGAGCGTCCAGGCGACCGAGCTGCTCCTCCAGGAACGGACACCCCGGGACGTTGCGGTCGCCCGGCCTCGTGCCGAAGAGGTGCAGGCCGCCGCCGACGTCCGCGAGTTCGTCCCGCCGGTCGTCCGGCGCTTCAGCTCGCCGCACAGCGGAACGCCGCGCACGCATCTCCTGTCCAACGGGCGCTACGTGGTGATGGTCACGGCCGCGGGTTCCGGCTACAGCCGATGGCGCGGGCTGGCGATCACCCGCTGGCGGGAGGACGTCACGCGCGACGTCGGGGGGACGTACGTGTTCCTGCGCGACGTCGGGACCGGCGAGAGCTGGTCGGCCGGTTACCAGCCGAGCGGAGCCGAGCCGGATAGTTATCACGTGACGTTTTCCGAGGATCGAGCAGAAATCACCCGGCGCGACCGTGCGATCACGGCCACCCTCCAGGTGATCGTGTCCCCGGAGGATGACGCCGAGGTTCGGCGCGTCTCGCTCACGAACCTCGGCACACGGACCCGGGAGATCGAGTTGACGTCGTATGCCGAAGTCGTGCTCGCATCGGCGTCGGCCGACGCGGCCCACCCGGCGTTTTCCAACCTGTTCGTGCACACCGAGTATGCCCCCGAGCTGGACGCTCTCCTCGCGACGCGCCGGCCGCGGGCGCGCAGCGAGCCGACGATCTGGCTCGCCCACGTGGTGGTCGTCGAAGGCGAGACGGTCGGCGGCTTAGAATGGGAAACCGACCGCGCTCGGTTCCTCGGCCGCGGCCGCGGGATCCGGACACCGGCCTCGGTGATCGACGGCCGGCCGCTCTCCAACACCGTCGGCGCGGTGCTCGATCCGATCGTCAGCCTTCGACGCCGCGTACGGCTTCCGCCGGGCACGAGCGTCCACGTCACCTTTTCGACGCTGGTCGCGCCGTCGCGCGAGGAGGTGGTCGACCTCGCCGACAAGTATCGCGACCCGGCGACCTTCGAGCGGGTGGCCACGCTGGCGTGGACCCAGGCCCAGGTTCAGCTCCGCCATCTCGGCGTCGGGCCCGATGAGGCCCACCTCTTTCAGAGCCTCGCCGGCCGCATTCTCCACTCGGACCGGACGCTGCGGCCCTCCACGGGCGTGCTGACGCGCCACGCGGGCGGTCCCGCCGCCCTGTGGGCGCACGGGATTTCGGGTGACATCCCGATCGTCCTGGTCCGGATCGACGAGCCCGACGATGTGGGAATCGTGCGACAACTGCTCCGCGCCCACGAGTACTGGCGGCTGAAGCGGCTTGCGGTCGATCTGGTGATCCTGAACGAGCGGGCCCCGTCCTATGTTCAGGATCTGCAGGCATTGCTGGAGGCGCTGGTCCGGACGAGCCAGTCGGCGGAGCACCACGAGGGACACGCGCCGCACGGGAGCGTGTTCATCTTGCGGGGTGACCGCGTGACGGCGTCACAACGCGACGTCCTCCAGGCCGCCGCGCGCGCGGTGCTGTGGAGCCGGCGCGGGACGCTGGCCGAACAGGTCATGCGCGCGGAGCGACCCGAGACCGCTGCGGTCGCTCACCCGCCGCGCCACGCCGCGACGAAGCCGCCCGCCGACGTTGCGCCGCCGCGGCCGGCGCTCGAGTCCTTCAACGGCCTGGGCGGCTTTGCGGCGGAGGGACGGGAGTATGTGACCATCCTCGGTGAGGGAGAGTGGACGCCGGCGCCCTGGATCAACGTGATCGCGAATCCGGCCTTCGGCTTCCAGGTGTCCGAGTCGGGCTCGGGCTATACGTGGTCGCTCAACAGTCACGAACGCCAGCTGACCGCGTGGTCGAACGATCCGGTGAGCGACCCGCCGGGCGAAACGATCTACATCCGGGATGAAGAGAGTGGCGAGCTGTGGGGCCCGACGGCGCTCCCGATTCGCGAGGAGACCGGAGCCTACGTGGCCCGCCACGGGCAAGGCTACAGTCGGTTCGAACGCGTCTCCCACGGTGTCTCGCTCGAGCTGCTGCAGTTCGTGCCGCTCGACGACCCGATCAAGGTCTCCCGCCTCACGCTGAAGAACCAGTCGGGCCGGTCACGACGACTGTCCGTGACCGCGTATGTCGAATGGGTCCTCGGCGCGTCACGGAGCGCCGCCGCACCGTTCACCGTCACCGAGATCGATCCGGATACCGGCGCGATGCTCGCGCGCAACGGCTGGAGCAGTGACTTCGGCACGCGCGTGGCGTTCGCCGACCTGCGCGGGGCTCAGACGGCGTGGACGGGTGACCGGACGGAATTCCTCGGGCGTCACGGCACGCCCGAGCGCCCGGCGGCGCTCGAGCGAGGAGCCCGGCTCTCGGGACGGGTCGGCGCCGGCCTCGACCCGTGCGGCGCCCTCCAGGCGAGCGTCGAGCTGCCGGCCGGCGGACTTGCCGAGGTCGTGTTCCTCCTCGGCGAGACGGCGACCCGGGAAGAGGCGAGGGGATTGATCGCGCGGTACCGGACGGCCGACCTCGATGGGGCCCTGCGGGCCGTCGCGGAGCGCTGGGACGACGTGCTCGGCACGGTCCAGGTGACGACGCCCGACCGGTCCATGGACATGCTGCTCAACCGCTGGCTGCTCTACCAGACGCTCGCCTGTCGCGTCTGGGCGCGGTCGGCGTTCTATCAGGCCAGCGGCGCCTACGGCTTTCGCGATCAGCTTCAGGACGTGATGGCCCTCACGGTGTCCAGGCGCGACCTCGCGCGTCAGCACGTGCTTCGGGCCGCCGCGCGGCAGTTCGTCGAGGGCGACGTCCAGCACTGGTGGCACCCGCTGACAGGTCGCGGCGTTCGGACGCGCATCTCCGACGATCTGCTCTGGCTTCCGTACGTGGTTCTCCGGTATCTCGAGGTTACCGAGGACGCGGGCCTCCTCGACGAGATCGTTCCGTTCCTCGCGGGGCCGCTCCTCGCCGCCGGGCAGTCCGAGTCGTATTTCGAGCCGCGCGTGTCCGGAGAGCGGGGCACGCTGTTCGAGCACTGCGCCCGCGCGCTCGACCGCAGCCTGTCGGTCGGGAGCCACGGTCTCCCGTTGATGGGGACCGGGGACTGGAACGACGGGATGAACCTCGTGGGCGCCGAGGGGAAGGGGGAGAGCGTCTGGCTCGGCTGGTTCCTTCAGACGATCCTGAGGGAGTGGGCGGAGCTGGCCGACGCGCGCGGGGAGGGGAAGCGCGCGACGACGTGGCGCTGGCACGCCGGCGCGCTGAAAGAATCGCTCGAACGAGAGGCCTGGGACGGCGAGTGGTATCGGCGCGCGTACTTCGACGACGGCACGCCGCTCGGATCCGCGGCCAACGACGCCTGCCGCATCGATTCGATCGCCCAATCGTGGGGCGTGATCTCGGGAGCCGCCGAGGCGGCTCGGGGACGGCGCGCCATGGCGGCGGTCGAGGAATACCTCGTCCGCCGGGATGCCGGCCTCGTGTTGCTCCTGGCGCCGCCGTTCGACCGCACCCTCCTGGAGCCCGGCTACATCAGAGGGTATCTGCCGGGCGTCCGAGAGAACGGCGGCCAATACACCCACGCAGCGCTCTGGTCGGTCATCGCCTTCGCCACGCTCGGTGACGGAGACAGGGCCGCCGAGCTCTTCGCGATCCTGAACCCGATCAACCACACCAGCACGCCGGCCGGCATTCACCGCTACAAGGTCGAGCCCTACGTCCTCGCCGGGGACGTCTATGCCGAACCCCCGCACGTCGGCCGCGGGGGCTGGACGTGGTACACGGGGTCCGCGGGGTGGATGTATCGAGCCGGCCTCGAGTGGATTCTCGGATTCCGGTTACGTGGCAAGCGGCTCGTGGTCGATCCTTGTATCCCGCGTGCGTGGCAGGGCTTCACCATCGCGTTCCGCTATGACTCTACGCGCTACGACATCGTCGTCGAGAACCCGCAGGGCGTGACTCGGGGAGTGTCGTCCGTGGAGGTCGATGGCGTGCCGTACGACGGCCAGGCGAGTATCCCGCTCGCCGATGACCAGAAGAGACACCGGATCCGGATCGTTCTCGGCTAG